The window AATGCAATAGCTGCCTGTTTCGCCAGCTTTGTTTATTGCAATATAAGCTACTTGAAAGTTTTCTATATTTTTATTTTTTGAGGTAATTCTATGCAATGCTTCTTCACAAGCTTCTTGAGGAGACTTCCCTTGTCGCATTAATTCGACAATAAGAAAGCTACCTACGTTTTTCATAATTTCTTCTCCCATTCCGGTAGCAGCTGCGCCACCTATTTCGTTATCAATAAATAATCCAGCACCTATAATAGGAGAATCGCCCACACGACCTTTCATTTTATAAGAAAGTCCAGATGTGGTACAAGCTCCTGCGATGTCGCCATTTTGATCCATACATAGCATTCCTATGGTATCATGATTCTCAATGTTGATGATTGGTTTGTATTCACTGTCTTTTAACCATTCTCTATAAGCTTTTTCAGAAGATTCAGTGAGTAAGTTCTCTTTTTTAAAACCGTGTTTATAAGCTAGCTCTTCTGCGCCGTCTGCTGCTAACATTACATGCGGAGTTTCTTCCATGACTACTTTTGCAAGTGCGGCAACATTAGTAATATTCTCCACACAAACTACGGCACCACAATCACCGTTGGAATCCATAACACAAGCGTCAAGAGTGACATTTCCCTCACGATCTGGAGCACCACCTTTTCCTACCGTAGTGTTTTTAAGGTTTTCTTCTTCCACAGCAACTCCTTTTATGGCTGCGTCTAGTGAATTCATCCCTTCATCAAGAGCTTTTCCTGCTACATTATTTGCATTTGCAAATGCCCAAGTACATATCGCAATAGGTTGTTGTTTTTCAGTCATAGAGGTTTTAGTTTTTTCCACACAAGCAAGTAATGTCGCTCCAAGAGAAAGAGCAACTCCAGCTTGTGTGCTTTTAATGATGAATTTACGTCGGTTCATAAATTTGAAATTACCATTTTAGTATAAAAACCTAAATGGGCTTATAAGCCATCGCCTTAATCTCAATCAGCAAATGTGGATGCGGTAATTGATGCACAGCAACTGTTGTTCTAGTCGGGCCATCGAAATCAAAAAACTCGCCATAAGTTTCATTATAACCGCCAAAATCATTCATATTTACTAAAAAGGTCGTTACATCTACGACGTCTTTGATAGAAGCGCCTTCCGTTTGCAGGATCGCATCAATGTTCTCTAAAACCGCTGCGGTTTGTGCTTTGATATCAAGATTAGTCGTTCCCATCTCGTCCACTTCTACACCTGCAAAAGTGTTGTCTTTTCTGCGACTGCTGGTTCCTGATACAAATAAGAAGTCGCCCACGCGCTTGATGTGTGGATATTTACCTCTAGGTTTTGCTTTGTCTTTTAATACTGCCATGATGTTGTTTTATT is drawn from Nonlabens dokdonensis DSW-6 and contains these coding sequences:
- a CDS encoding isoaspartyl peptidase/L-asparaginase family protein, encoding MNRRKFIIKSTQAGVALSLGATLLACVEKTKTSMTEKQQPIAICTWAFANANNVAGKALDEGMNSLDAAIKGVAVEEENLKNTTVGKGGAPDREGNVTLDACVMDSNGDCGAVVCVENITNVAALAKVVMEETPHVMLAADGAEELAYKHGFKKENLLTESSEKAYREWLKDSEYKPIINIENHDTIGMLCMDQNGDIAGACTTSGLSYKMKGRVGDSPIIGAGLFIDNEIGGAAATGMGEEIMKNVGSFLIVELMRQGKSPQEACEEALHRITSKNKNIENFQVAYIAINKAGETGSYCIHPGFARMEYKNSINSRIESAAHLKV
- a CDS encoding RidA family protein, with protein sequence MAVLKDKAKPRGKYPHIKRVGDFLFVSGTSSRRKDNTFAGVEVDEMGTTNLDIKAQTAAVLENIDAILQTEGASIKDVVDVTTFLVNMNDFGGYNETYGEFFDFDGPTRTTVAVHQLPHPHLLIEIKAMAYKPI